One Nicotiana tomentosiformis chromosome 4, ASM39032v3, whole genome shotgun sequence genomic window carries:
- the LOC138909966 gene encoding uncharacterized protein — protein MRFEKKGKLSPRFIGPFEVLRRVGEVTYELALPPSLTGVHPVFHVSVLWKYHADRSHVLDYSTVQLDEVIGYEEELVAIVGRQVCQLRSKMISAVKVQWTGQPVEKTTWETEEDMRSRHLHLFSTPSTILDPFGDKRLFKRWRM, from the coding sequence atgaggttcgagaagaagggcaagttgagcccaaggtttataggtccatttgaggtgttgagacgggTTGGGGAGGTTAcatatgagcttgctttgcctcccagtctaacgggagttcatccggtcttccacGTGTCtgtgctctggaagtatcatgccgacaggtcgcatgtgttagactacagcacggttcagttagatgaggtcattggttatgaggaggagctagttgccattgttggcaggcaggtttgccagttgaggtccaaaatGATTTCTgctgtaaaggttcagtggacgggtcaaccagtcgagaagacgacttgggagaccgaggaggacatgcgaagCAGACAtctacacttattcagcactccaagtacgattctagacccattcggggacaaacgtttgtttaagaggtggagaatgtga